One window of the Dryobates pubescens isolate bDryPub1 chromosome 13, bDryPub1.pri, whole genome shotgun sequence genome contains the following:
- the NPPC gene encoding C-type natriuretic peptide, with product MRISPLLAGGLLLALLSVRLEAKPVSQLPQKASRGSAAAAGPPEAAAAQRDKERDKERSSSSSSSGGGGGSGPREAREVRVEARSRPGWARLLQDPPGRRHKGLHKKGMGKGCFGLKLDRIGSMSGLGC from the exons ATGCGGATCTCACCCTTGCTGGCTGGTGGACTTTTactcgctctgctctctgtcaGGCTGGAGGCGAAGCCGGTGTCTCAGCTCCCACAGAAG GCTTCCCGCGGctcggcagcggcggcgggtcCGCCCGAGGCGGCGGCAGCGCAGCGGGACAAGGAGCGGGACAAGgagcgcagcagcagcagcagcagcagcggcggcggcggcgggtcGGGCCCGCGGGAGGCTCGGGAAGTGCGGGTCGAGGCGAGATCGCGGCCGGGCTGGGCGCGGCTGCTGCAGGACCCGCCGGGCCGCCGCCACAAGGGCCTCCACAagaaggggatggggaagggctgCTTCGGCCTCAAGCTGGACCGCATCGGCTCCATGAGCGGCCTCGGATGCTGA